The Clarias gariepinus isolate MV-2021 ecotype Netherlands chromosome 7, CGAR_prim_01v2, whole genome shotgun sequence genome includes a window with the following:
- the LOC128527860 gene encoding uncharacterized protein LOC128527860: MFVTVILGEKRAELLNLNCRIVNFIHCLKEKCKLDPQVQVDLMDRTGELVHLVEVEHSVDLASTLLKNRQSYIVLSVSRESRESRELPHF, from the exons ATGTTTGTGACGGTGATACTGGGAG AGAAAAGAGCTGAGCTACTTAACCTCAACTGCCGGATTGTGAATTTCATccactgtttaaaggagaagtGCAAACTGGACCCGCAAG TGCAAGTGGACTTGATGGACCGGACTGGAGAGCTGGTGCACTTGGTGGAGGTGGAGCACAGCGTGGACCTGGCCAGCACTTTACTGAAAAACCGACAGAGCTACATCGTACTGAGCGTGTCACGTGAGTCACGTGAGTCACGTGAATTACCTcatttttaa